The Geothermobacter hydrogeniphilus genome segment GCGCAGAGCCGTTCCAGTTCTTCCGGGGTCAGCAGCCAGCTGTTGTCTTCGCGGGTCGGTATCCAGCGCACCTGGTGGCCGACGATGTGGGCCTGGGGAGCGTAGGACACCCAGCTCGGGGTTGGAATGACCAGGTCGCCGTAGTAGACCAGCTGCAGGATGAACATCAGCTCCTTTGATCCCGGGCCAACCAGCACATGCTCAGGGCGATAGACGAGAGACTGGGTCCGTTCAAAGTAATCAACCACCGCCTCCTGCAGGGCGGTCAGGCCCCGTACCGGCAGGTAGTCTTTCTGGTGGGCATTGGCACGCAATTCTTCCACGACCGGTTGCGGGACCGGGAAGGGGGACTGTCCGAGTCCAAGTTTGTAAACTCGGCGCCCTTCCTTGATGAGGCGGTTGGAGATTTCGTTGATTTCGAGCGTTGCCGAGAGGGGCAGCCCGCGGACATTGAGGTTGAGATGAACCTCGTGAACACTGTTGGTCGGCATGACGGGTCCTTTCATTGTTGCTGCACCGCGGCGATTTTACGCCCGGTTTCAAAGTAGTGGTCTCTGATGGTTGCTTCAATCACGGTTGTATCCCGCTGCCGCAGGCTGTCGACAATCCTCAGGTGGCGGGCAGCGACTTCTTCCGGTTGATAGAGGGTGCCCCAGTAGCGGCAGAAGAGGATATGCAGCTTGCGGCTCAGTCGATCTCCGAAGTTGTAGAGTTCACGATTTGGACAGCGATCAAGAATCAGGTTGTGAAATTCTTCCCCTCGCTCGATCAGTTCCCGGTGCTGTTGTCGCCGGGCGTGGTTCTCCATGCGGCCACAGAGCTGCTGCAGGGTGCCCAGATCTTCCGCACTCAGACCGGGAGCGGCCAGCGCCGCGGCATAGCCTTCAATGACACCGCGGGTCTGGTAGGCATCGATGATTTCATGGCTGCTGAGCAGGGTGATGAAGTGCCCGCGCTGGGCCTGGTGGCTGAGCAGGCCTTCCCCGACCAGCTCGCGGAGAGCTTCGCGAACCGGTGCGCGGCTGATG includes the following:
- a CDS encoding GntR family transcriptional regulator encodes the protein MEIPKATYKDYVIRHIYDGIMNDRFRAGEKILEQELSLELGISRAPVREALRELVGEGLLSHQAQRGHFITLLSSHEIIDAYQTRGVIEGYAAALAAPGLSAEDLGTLQQLCGRMENHARRQQHRELIERGEEFHNLILDRCPNRELYNFGDRLSRKLHILFCRYWGTLYQPEEVAARHLRIVDSLRQRDTTVIEATIRDHYFETGRKIAAVQQQ